A genomic region of Trifolium pratense cultivar HEN17-A07 linkage group LG3, ARS_RC_1.1, whole genome shotgun sequence contains the following coding sequences:
- the LOC123916655 gene encoding protein UNUSUAL FLORAL ORGANS, which produces MHSFHKEKNFFMEGFHPSMNMSMSSMNPSFSYTFPITGSSAITNNIPTATYITTSNTTPWMNSRIWSKLPQRLLDRIIAFLPPPAFFRARSVCKRFYSLLFSNTFLELYLQVSPRFHWFLFFKHKTKSKTNIYKNSITDPNNNNSFEGYIFDPNEMTWYRISFGLIPSGFSPSSSSSGLLCFVSDESGPKTMLLCNPLLGSITQLPPTLRPRLFPSLGLTITPSSIDVTVAGDDMISPYAVKNLTSESFHIDASGFYSMWGTTSSLPRLCSLESGRMVYSNGKFYCMNSSPFSVLAYDVVTNTWFKIQAPMRRFLRSPNLVECKGKLLLVAAVEKSKLNVPKSLRVWCLQSCGSVWCETERMPQQLYVQFSEMENGNGFECVGNGEFIVIMIKGSDKGLVYDIGRKRWQWIPTCPYAGYDGFELHGFAYEPKLATPVTALLDQLVMPLPQF; this is translated from the coding sequence ATGCATAGTttccataaagaaaaaaacttcTTCATGGAAGGTTTTCACCCTTCAATGAATATGAGCATGAGTAGTATGAACCCTTCTTTTTCATACACTTTTCCTATCACTGGTTCTTCTGCCATAACCAACAACATTCCTACTGCTACATACATCACCACTAGTAACACTACTCCATGGATGAACAGCAGAATATGGAGTAAGCTTCCACAAAGATTACTTGATCGTATCATAGCTTTTCTTCCTCCACCTGCTTTCTTCCGTGCACGTTCTGTTTGCAAGAGATTCTATTCTCTTCTTTTCTCAAACACTTTTCTTGAACTATATCTTCAAGTTTCACCTCGTTTTCACTGGTTTTTGTTCTTCAAAcacaaaaccaaatcaaaaacCAACATCTACAAAAACAGCATAACTGATCCTAATAATAACAACTCTTTTGAAGGTTACATCTTTGATCCTAATGAAATGACTTGGTACCGTATTTCATTTGGTTTAATCCCTTCTGGTTTTTCACCATCTTCATCATCCTCTGGTTTACTCTGTTTTGTTTCTGATGAATCTGGTCCAAAAACAATGCTTTTATGTAACCCTTTACTTGGTTCAATAACTCAGTTACCACCAACTTTGCGTCCAAGACTTTTTCCTTCATTAGGCTTAACAATTACTCCATCTTCCATTGATGTTACTGTTGCTGGTGATGATATGATATCACCATATGCAGTTAAAAACTTAACTTCTGAAAGCTTTCATATTGATGCAAGTGGGTTTTATTCAATGTGGGGAACAACTTCATCATTACCAAGATTATGTAGTCTTGAATCAGGTAGAATGGTTTATTCAAATGGAAAATTTTACTGCATGAATTCAAGTCCTTTTAGTGTTTTAgcttatgatgttgtaacaaACACATGGTTCAAAATTCAAGCACCTATGAGAAGATTCTTAAGATCACCAAATCTTGTTGAATGCAAAGGAAAGTTGTTACTTGTTGCAGCTGTTGAAAAAAGTAAGCTGAATGTTCCTAAGAGTTTGAGGGTTTGGTGTTTACAAAGCTGTGGAAGTGTTTGGTGTGAAACTGAGAGAATGCCACAGCAACTTTATGTTCAATTTTCTGAGATGGAAAATGGGAATGGTTTTGAGTGTGTTGGAAATGGTGAGtttattgtgattatgattaagGGAAGTGATAAAGGTTTGGTTTATGATATTGGAAGGAAAAGATGGCAATGGATTCCAACTTGTCCTTATGCTGGTTATGATGGATTTGAGTTGCATGGTTTTGCTTATGAACCTAAGTTGGCTACACCTGTTACTGCTCTTCTTGATCAATTGGTTATGCCTCTTCCACAGTTTTAG
- the LOC123916947 gene encoding UDP-D-xylose:L-fucose alpha-1,3-D-xylosyltransferase MGP4-like, with protein MSSGFLHHRPLHNPFSNQFLNSASSSTNSKKSFSIFSPIILFSLLSLIIVFGVLCPWVGMPQKLFFTSNPEISKWGHYTLDQALTFVAKNGTVIVCIVSQPYLPFLNNWLISISMQKRQDMVLVIAEDYPSLYKVNELWPGHAVLIPPVLDVEAAHKFGSQGFFNFTARRPSHLLKILELGYNVMYNDVDMVWLADPFPYLQGDHDVYFTDDMTAIKPLNHSHDLPPPGKKGRPYICSCMIFLRPTDGAKVILKKWLEELQNEPWSRTKKSNDQPAFNWALMRNAKEADLYLLPQIAFPTGGLYFKNKTWVKETKGKHVIIHNNYIVGFEKKIKRFRDYGLWLVDDHKQESPLGGL; from the exons ATGTCATCAGGGTTTCTACACCATAGACCACTCCACAACCCTTTTTCAAATCAATTTCTAAATtcagcttcttcttcaacaaattcaaagaaatcCTTTTCAATTTTCAGCCCTATAATCCTCTTTTCACTATTATCTCTCATAATTGTGTTTGGTGTTTTATGCCCTTGGGTAGGAATGCCTCAAAAACTGTTCTTTACTTCAAAccctgaaatttcaaaatgggGTCATTATACATTGGATCAAGCACTTACCTTTGTGGCAAAAAATGGAACTGTGATTGTTTGTATTGTTAGTCAACCTTATTTGCCATTTTTGAATAACTGGTTGATTAGTATCAGTATGCAGAAGCGTCAAGATATGGTTCTTGTTATTGCTGAGGATTATCCTTCACTTTATAAGGTTAATGAACTTTGGCCTGGTCATGCTGTTCTTATTCCTCCTGTGCTTGATGTTGAAGCTGCTCATAAGTTTGGTTCTCAG GGTTTCTTCAACTTTACAGCCAGGAGACCAAGCCATCTGCTGAAGATTTTGGAGCTTGGATACAATGTAATGTACAATGATGTAGACATGGTTTGGTTAGCTGACCCATTTCCTTATCTGCAAGGGGACCATGATGTGTACTTTACAGATGATATGACTGCA ATCAAACCATTGAACCATTCTCATGATTTACCACCACCGGGAAAAAAGGGGCGCCCTTATATATGTAGTTGCATGATTTTTCTTCGCCCTACTGATGGAGCAAAGGTAATATTGAAAAAGTGGCTTGAGGAGCTTCAAAATGAACCATGGTCTAGAACCAAGAAATCTAATGATCAGCCTGCTTTTAACTGGGCTTTAATGAGGAATGCTAAAGAG GCCGATTTGTACCTGCTTCCACAGATCGCATTCCCCACAGGCGGATTATATTTCAAGAACAAGACATGGGTTAAGGAAACTAAAGGAAAACATGTTATAATTCATAACAACTACATAGTTGGTTTTGAGAAGAAGATAAAGCGATTTCGTGACTATGGTCTCTGGTTAGTGGATGACCATAAACAAGAGTCACCTCTAGGTGGTTTATGA
- the LOC123915751 gene encoding uncharacterized protein LOC123915751, producing MATTFTSFTTTNVVLKHPNSSHSFSNMSDNAVSLGFLCPKPHHLSLLRPNLRSKLKLKPFSISRTTHLKVSQDSLTPTQESLSSSLQNDLLIVGPGVLGRLVAQKWQQEIPGCQVYGQTMTTDHHNELIQMDINPSLKWTEATHKFPNVLYCAPPSRTADYAENIRLAALSWNGEGSFVFTSSSAPYDINDNGPCDEDAPVVPIGRSPRVDILLKAENVVLEFGGCVLRLAGLYKADRGAHNYYLEKGIVDSRPDHILNLIHYEDAASLLVAILKKKFRKQIFLGCDNHPLSRQEMMDLVNRSGKFSKHFSKFNVTDGPLGKRLNNTRTRQEVGWEPKYPSFAHFLASM from the exons ATGGCAACAACATTCACATCTTTCACAACTACAAATGTTGTTCTCAAACATCCAAATTCATCACATAGTTTCTCTAACATGTCTGATAACGCTGTCTCTCTGGGGTTCCTCTGTCCTAAGCCCCACCATCTGTCATTGCTTCGCCCCAATTTGAGAAGCAAACTAAAGTTGAAACCTTTTTCCATTTCTAGAACAACCCATTTGAAGGTTTCACAAGATTCACTTACACCGACTCAAGAATCACTCTCTTCTTCATTACAAAATGATTTGCTCATCGTGGGTCCAGGTGTTCTTGGTCGCTTGGTAGCTCAGAAATGGCAACAG GAAATTCCGGGTTGTCAAGTTTATGGGCAAACAATGACAACTGATCATCACAATGAGTTGATTCAAATGGATATTAATCCATCTTTGAAGTGGACAGAAGCCACTCACAAATTTCCAAATGTCTTATATTGTGCACCACCTTCCCGGACCGCAGATTATGCTGAGAACATTAG GCTAGCTGCATTAAGCTGGAATGGCGAAGGTTCTTTTGTATTTACGTCAAGCAGTGCTCCATATGATATTAATGATAACGGACCGTGTGATGAG GATGCTCCGGTTGTGCCAATTGGGAGAAGCCCCAGGGTTGACATTCTTCTAAAAGCTGAAAATGTGGTACTCGAGTTTGGCGGCTGTGTTCTAAGATTGGCAGGGCTTTAT AAAGCAGATAGAGGTGCCCACAATTATTACTTAGAAAAGGGCATTGTTGATAGTCGTCCCGATCACATCCTGAATCTTATACATTATGAG GATGCAGCTTCCCTCTTAGTTGCAATCTTGAAGAAAAAATTCCGTAAACAGATTTTCTTGGGTTGTGATAACCATCCTTTGTCTAG GCAAGAAATGATGGATCTGGTTAATAGAAGTGGTAAATTCAGTAAACATTTTTCCAAGTTTAATG TAACTGATGGCCCTCTAGGTAAGAGATTAAACAACACAAGGACACGTCAGGAAGTCGGCTGGGAGCCTAAGTACCCTAGTTTTGCTCATTTTCTAGCGAGCATGTGA
- the LOC123918820 gene encoding uncharacterized protein LOC123918820: MGRKAGGLFINSKRLGKLQKPCMKEMTMFLSCMATNQSDAQACAQQKEILNACIESQSKKNRKSMGSINYQLQRLNRGR, from the exons ATGGGGCGGAAAGCTG GTGGGCTTTTTATCAACTCTAAGAGATTGGGTAAACTTCAAAAACCTTGCATGAAGGAAATGACAATGTTTCTGAGCTGTATGGCTACAAACCAGAGCGATGCTCAAGCATGTGCTCAGCAGAAGGAAATATTAAATGCATGTATAGAATCTCAG AGTAAAAAGAACAGAAAGTCTATGGGGAGTATCAATTATCAACTGCAGAGGCTTAACCGTGGAAGATAG